GGACAAGTATGATGATGCCATCACCTTCAGCACACGTAGTCTTCAACTAAGAAGGCAGGATCACCTCACACTGTTAATACTTGAGACTGCTGTCAAACAAGCTAGTCAAGTCTCAGTTTTACCTGGCGTAGATTTAGCTGCACATCAAACTATCAAAAAACTTGATGAAGATAGACTGAGCACCAGCACTGATATGCTCATTGGCAGAGAGAGCATGCCAAGTACTAGCAGTAGTAGTTTTCATAGTGACATTAGTGAGGAATGCTGAGAAATACAAGCACTATAGCGTGTTTTATTGTGTGTGTACTATTTATATATTATAGTCTAGCAAGGGCTGCAGTGGGGAATCCTGCATACTGATGGGGTGAATGTCTGCTACTGAAACTGCAGGATTTACCAGTAGAACTCCCTTTGTGGGTTTGTCCTCTTGAGATGTTGTATGCATTAGGAGATGGACCTTTAGATTCTGCAAGGCACAACATGCCACATAATATATTCTATTAAACATCTTACTGTTTGAATCTTTTCTTCTTGGAGTCATGGAATATGTTGGGACACGGAGCTTTGTGTTATCAACATCAGGTTGATAATCCCAAGGTGCTGGAGTTTCTCCCTTATTCTTAGGCTTGGATAATGTCTGACCCATGGTATACGATGGGACACGAGCAATATTAGATCTGTTTGTATGTTGTAAGTGATAGTGGTTAGGGCCAGGATGATCATCTATGGAAACAACACGTTAGGTGAATCATCATGCATGTACAAATACCTGCTTACTGGGTTTAGCTGGTAGCAATGTGCCCATGGAGTACGCTGGATTGGAATTCTCTTGGAAATCCCTGTCATAATTGTACTCCCCTGCACCAGGAACTGACACTGTCTCTGTAATGCAATCACAACATCATGATTCACTCCATGCGCAATGTCTGGATGATTACCGTATTCTGCAGAATAATTTAGAATGTCTGGGAACACTGGTAAGCATTTTTTCCTGCAGCTGTAATCTGATGCTCGTGGGTGAATAGATTGTGCTACTGGATCATGATCAGATGGCCCAGGCCTTGTCTCTACTgtatcataatattatacagtgcaTTAACACTCCATCATATTTCAGTTACTTACAAGGCCAAGGAAATGCCCGATAGGTCATGCTAGGAGCATTCCCCTTAAGATTTCTAATATAGTATCGGTTGGGTGGTGGATTTTTATTTTCTATTGGAATGCAATATACAGTGACTACACAGGCTAGGGAATTGCTTCACTTACTACTTGCAACATCATCATACATAATGCCAAATGACTTCTTCAACCCAGTCCCAACTGTCTCTGGAATATCGTAGGCATTTGGTGCTGGATACTCAGGGTCATTTTCTCTGTACAGCTGCTCTCCTATCAACGGTCCAGTAATTGAGTCAACATCACTGGGAAGAGCATATGCTCCTGGACCTTTACAGTGTGGCAAGAATCATTGACTTTTAAGCCTATAAGAACCATCTGCTCACCTGGTCCTGGAGTCTCAGCACTCTTGGGTTTTAAACGGACACCGATATGGTGCTGGGGTCCTCTACCCCAGTACGGTGAGTTTGGTCTGTAGTCTGGTCCTGGGGTCTTGACTCCTGCACCATTATGTGATAAGAGTGTTATCATTAATAACATACCAAAAGTGTCAACAGGCTGCACACTGGAATTGGGAGGACCAACGTTGATTCCACCTTTGTGTCGTGAGCTTACGGACTGTTTGATACCAGAGCCAGTATCTCCATAGACTACCTTGTAGTGTCCTGCACCAGTACTGCATGTCAGGTGAGCATCCTCTGAAATATGGCATAGCTAGCATTGAGGCTGGTTATAGACTCTGTACAGTTAACACACCTCTGGGTCCATAAGGCCACGTTTTTCCTTTTGGTGAAACAATAAATGTTTTCTTGTCTGAATCCCAGGACATGTCACCAGCAATTTCATGGTCACCAGGTGTTGGCCTTTGTTCAGCTGTAATGAGCTGAAATATCACAAGTGCACAGTTTAATACAGCAACATACACTTCTTAGGATATGGTTTTCCAGTGATGGAATATTCTGGTCGCTTTCTTGTGGTTAAAGAGGTGCTGGGTTGATAGTCAAATCCGCTGGGAAAAGGTTGCTCTACATGGTTACAACACTGGTTTAGCTAGACTAACACTATTCTGTGTTTACCGAGTATTGTGAGAGGTGCTTCTCCAGTGTATTTTCCCATTGCATCTCTGGTATGAGCAGACTGGGCTGCAGTTAAAGAAAAAAATGCACAATAAACCAGCTGAACTGCTTCTCTCTACTTGCTAGCTGCACCTCTTTGGCTTAGAGCACTTGGTTTATCACTAGGAACTTTCTCCGTATTGCCAATAGTGACTCGCTTCATTTTAGCAGTTGCGATGTTGCGCAGCGAGCTGTTGCGAAGTAACCGAAGTAGCCACACCCCCAGGATATAATGGTCATTAATTAGAATAAAGCGTGAGGCGAGATGAACATCAGGAATGCGACGGTGAGTATTTGTCTTCGAGATCTGTTTGTTAGTTGATCAATATGTAGGCGCATGATCTGATGAACATGCAGCATTGTAACCTGCTGTGCCTACCTGAGAACTACCAGATGAAGTATTACTTCTATCATGGACTATCATGGCCTCAGGTACAGTGAAATACTTATCTGAACTCTATTCACTCCGATATCTAGTTGTCATACATAGCTGAAGATGAAGATAAGAAGGTGGTTGGGTATGTTCTAGCCAAAATGTGAGCAGATCAAATACTTGGTTCTCGTGTTAATGAGTTTATGTTTTTGTAGGGAGGAAGATCCAGATGATGCCCCTCATGGACACATAACTTCTTTGGTATGTATAGCTAGTTAATATTACCTGTCAAGAGCCCAGGGGATTGTGACTAGCATTGCCGACCCTTTCATGTCACTCAGTAATAGTGTTCACTTCTATACAAAAACTAAATATTTGGAAGGGTCAGAATAGACACCGTTTATACTTGAAGTATTAGTTTGGGAACCTTCAAATGTATAGTGAGCACTTAAGTGTCTGATCTACCTACTTGCCATCTTACGTCCTTAGTGGGATGGCATTTTATCATGATATTTAAGTGGCTGATCTTCAGTATTAGGAAGTGTTTTTATGGTTCAAGCTATTTGTAGGCTATTGTGTACTCCAGTAACAGAAACATTTTGTCATTTGATGGAACTTGAAACTCATTTGACTGTTTTATCTGATGTACAGGTACTTGGCCAACATTCTAATACAGAAAATTTatagcattttaattaagtcAAAACACAAAGGACCAAGGAAGTCACCATGCCATAACATGGGtacattaacaggaagaaagaatacACAATTTCCATACATACACAACCTCACGTTCCCTTCTCTAAGTTGCATTGTGTCTACCCAGCAGTGCATGTACCAAATTGCTTCAGCTATATATTCCAGAGATTTAGGCAAGCAAAGTTTCATTTCCTATGGGTTTATAGGGATTAAGATATTTTTGCACT
The Dysidea avara chromosome 7, odDysAvar1.4, whole genome shotgun sequence genome window above contains:
- the LOC136259802 gene encoding uncharacterized protein, producing MKRVTIGNTEKVPSDKPSALSQRAQSAHTRDAMGKYTGEAPLTILEQPFPSGFDYQPSTSLTTRKRPEYSITGKPYPKKSEQRPTPGDHEIAGDMSWDSDKKTFIVSPKGKTWPYGPREDAHLTCSTGAGHYKVVYGDTGSGIKQSVSSRHKGGINVGPPNSSVQPVDTFGVKTPGPDYRPNSPYWGRGPQHHIGVRLKPKSAETPGPGPGAYALPSDVDSITGPLIGEQLYRENDPEYPAPNAYDIPETVGTGLKKSFGIMYDDVASKNKNPPPNRYYIRNLKGNAPSMTYRAFPWPLETRPGPSDHDPVAQSIHPRASDYSCRKKCLPVFPDILNYSAEYETVSVPGAGEYNYDRDFQENSNPAYSMGTLLPAKPNDHPGPNHYHLQHTNRSNIARVPSYTMGQTLSKPKNKGETPAPWDYQPDVDNTKLRVPTYSMTPRRKDSNKSKGPSPNAYNISRGQTHKGSSTGKSCSFSSRHSPHQYAGFPTAALARL